From Pontibacter actiniarum, a single genomic window includes:
- a CDS encoding DUF4249 domain-containing protein, which yields MKRGYSIMLISILLLINSCIDPLELDIDANAEQLVVDGVITNEPGPYTVRLSRSKPYDSYADSWDAVETGATVVISDDQGNQETLSETKPGLYQTSAEGIQGQLGRTYTLSIRTKGGQQYTSAPETLLPVPPIDSLYFEVHPEQLLNEEDIEETVYVVDVLSAVQDPAQQKNYYMWQWESVFQVSTQPWDYSEKVRGVRVKMPKDCCETCWVTRFTNSVNVLDDRLLNGGTVKRHLVTKIPVTEQAFGNRYHIEVKQTSLTEAAYDYWSLLRSQIENGGSIQDPPPAIVIGNITNANNPDDRALGFFGASAVARRPLFINREDLGVQVGLYVFPDDCRVIVNSTTERPAFW from the coding sequence ATGAAAAGAGGGTATTCTATTATGCTGATAAGTATACTGCTGCTGATTAACAGCTGCATTGATCCGCTGGAGCTGGACATCGACGCCAATGCGGAGCAGCTGGTGGTGGACGGGGTGATCACCAACGAGCCGGGGCCCTACACGGTGCGCCTGAGCAGGAGCAAACCTTACGACAGCTATGCCGACAGCTGGGACGCCGTGGAAACCGGCGCCACGGTTGTTATATCGGATGACCAGGGAAACCAGGAAACGCTTTCGGAGACAAAGCCAGGCCTCTACCAGACAAGCGCGGAGGGGATACAGGGGCAGCTGGGCCGCACGTACACCCTGAGCATCAGAACAAAGGGAGGCCAGCAGTATACCTCTGCTCCGGAAACGCTGCTGCCCGTGCCCCCAATCGACTCCCTGTACTTCGAGGTGCACCCGGAGCAGCTCCTGAACGAAGAGGACATAGAGGAGACGGTGTATGTGGTGGATGTGCTGTCTGCCGTGCAGGACCCCGCGCAGCAGAAGAACTATTACATGTGGCAGTGGGAGAGTGTTTTTCAGGTGAGCACGCAGCCGTGGGATTACTCGGAGAAAGTGCGGGGCGTGCGCGTGAAAATGCCGAAGGACTGTTGTGAAACCTGCTGGGTAACCCGCTTTACCAACAGTGTAAACGTGCTGGATGATCGGCTGCTAAACGGCGGAACCGTAAAACGGCATCTGGTGACAAAGATTCCGGTGACGGAGCAGGCCTTCGGGAACAGGTACCACATAGAGGTGAAGCAAACCTCCCTGACAGAAGCCGCCTATGACTACTGGAGTTTACTGAGGTCGCAGATCGAAAACGGCGGAAGCATACAGGACCCTCCGCCGGCCATCGTTATCGGGAACATTACCAACGCCAACAACCCTGACGACAGGGCCCTTGGCTTCTTTGGCGCGTCTGCCGTTGCCCGGCGCCCGCTGTTTATCAACCGGGAAGACCTGGGGGTGCAGGTGGGGCTTTACGTTTTCCCGGATGATTGCCGGGTGATTGTGAACAGCACCACCGAGCGGCCTGCCTTTTGGTAG
- a CDS encoding TonB-dependent receptor, which yields MKQIVLCVTLTLLACVGCLCSYGRACSNGLWYDGWGGSSTLQTVELQTEGAPVTVSGTVRDAQTGEAIAGAAVQAVQRNAGTTTDQSGHFRLTLPGGTHTLIVSFLGYEKATLSFTRYEDYTLDVKLLRSSFELQEVDVVSGKPVDDNIRSVQSGISSLSINTIKSVPAFLGEVDVVKSIKLLPGVSSVGEAATGFNVRGGSTDQNLVLLDDAPLFNSSHLFGFFSVFNPDAVADVTLYRGGMPAQFGGRISSVLDVRQREGDFQRFELNGGIGLVSGRLAVEGPLVKDKTSLLVAGRSSYSDWLLRKMPDVSIRNSSASFYDVSVKVSHLFNEKNKLSLSGYRSHDAFGFSGDTLYSWGTNAATLKYTHLFSSSFSVDITGVYTDYTFEVKAEEPGNASTYSNGITVKNVKADFALAAGTHQINFGASAMAYEFQQGRLEPASDESPVLPVQLQPEHALESALYWNDEVRLSPKVSFMYGIRYSYYANYGAGTVYLYQPGRPKRERTITDTLRYSGGEVIEAYHGAEPRLSLNYTLNDRTAVKLGYSRNRQYIHLITNTTSVSPTDIWKSSNTYIRPQVGDQVSLGLFRNFKQNAIEASVEGYYKRIENMVDYKNGANLYLNKTLEADLLSGEGRAYGVEASIAKQSGRLTGWLNYTYARTEIAIKGATPEETVNNSDYYPASYDKPHTLNLVGRYELRKRVILSANFTYSTGRPITAPLSHYVIGDYIVPNFGERNQYRIPDYHRLDLSLSVLPNKAKNKRWEGTWNLSVYNVYGRNNPYSVFFKQVYGSPPRAYQLAVVGVPLPSVSYDFKFR from the coding sequence ATGAAGCAGATTGTCCTTTGCGTTACGCTGACTTTGCTGGCCTGTGTCGGGTGCCTGTGCTCATACGGGCGGGCTTGTTCCAACGGCTTGTGGTATGACGGCTGGGGGGGGAGCAGCACCCTGCAAACAGTGGAGCTGCAAACGGAGGGCGCACCGGTTACGGTGAGCGGCACCGTGCGCGATGCACAGACAGGGGAGGCCATTGCAGGGGCTGCCGTACAGGCCGTGCAGCGCAATGCAGGTACTACCACCGATCAGAGCGGCCACTTCCGGCTGACCCTGCCGGGGGGCACGCACACACTTATCGTTTCTTTCCTGGGCTATGAGAAGGCTACGCTGAGCTTTACCCGGTATGAGGACTATACGCTGGACGTAAAGCTGCTGCGCTCGTCCTTCGAGCTGCAGGAGGTGGATGTGGTAAGCGGCAAGCCCGTGGACGATAACATCAGGAGCGTGCAGAGCGGCATTTCCAGCCTGAGTATAAACACCATTAAGTCCGTGCCCGCATTTTTGGGGGAGGTAGACGTGGTGAAGAGCATAAAGCTGCTGCCTGGGGTGAGCTCCGTTGGGGAGGCGGCCACGGGCTTTAACGTGCGGGGCGGCAGCACCGACCAGAACCTGGTGCTGCTGGATGATGCCCCGCTCTTTAACAGTTCCCACCTGTTCGGTTTTTTTTCCGTTTTCAATCCGGATGCCGTAGCGGATGTGACACTGTACCGGGGCGGTATGCCGGCGCAGTTTGGCGGGCGTATTTCATCGGTGCTGGATGTCAGGCAGCGGGAGGGGGACTTTCAGCGTTTCGAGCTGAACGGTGGCATTGGCCTTGTATCCGGCAGGCTGGCGGTTGAAGGGCCGCTCGTGAAAGACAAGACCTCCCTGCTGGTGGCTGGCAGAAGCTCCTACTCTGACTGGCTGCTGCGCAAGATGCCCGATGTCAGCATCCGCAACAGCAGTGCCTCCTTTTACGATGTATCAGTAAAAGTGAGCCACCTGTTTAACGAGAAGAACAAGCTTAGCCTCTCTGGCTACCGCAGCCACGATGCATTTGGCTTTTCCGGCGATACGCTTTACAGCTGGGGCACCAACGCGGCCACCCTGAAGTACACACATCTCTTTAGCAGCAGCTTTTCCGTGGACATTACCGGCGTCTACACTGACTATACGTTCGAGGTGAAGGCAGAGGAACCCGGCAACGCTTCCACGTATAGCAACGGCATCACCGTTAAAAACGTGAAGGCTGATTTTGCCCTGGCAGCAGGTACGCACCAGATCAATTTCGGAGCGTCGGCCATGGCGTATGAGTTTCAGCAGGGCAGGCTGGAGCCGGCATCCGATGAGTCGCCGGTGCTGCCTGTGCAGCTGCAGCCGGAGCATGCCCTGGAAAGCGCCCTGTACTGGAACGACGAAGTGCGGCTCTCCCCGAAGGTTTCGTTTATGTACGGCATCCGCTACTCGTACTATGCCAACTACGGGGCCGGTACAGTATACCTGTACCAGCCGGGGAGGCCAAAGAGGGAGCGCACCATTACCGATACCCTGCGTTACAGTGGGGGCGAGGTGATAGAGGCCTATCATGGAGCGGAGCCTCGGTTATCCCTGAACTATACCTTAAACGACAGAACTGCTGTAAAACTGGGCTACAGCCGGAACAGGCAGTACATCCACCTGATCACCAACACCACCTCTGTTTCGCCTACTGACATCTGGAAGAGCAGTAACACCTACATCCGGCCCCAGGTCGGAGACCAGGTGAGCCTGGGCCTCTTCCGCAATTTTAAGCAAAACGCTATTGAAGCCTCGGTAGAAGGCTACTACAAGCGCATCGAGAACATGGTGGACTATAAAAACGGAGCCAATCTTTACCTGAACAAAACCCTGGAGGCGGATTTGCTCTCTGGCGAAGGAAGGGCATACGGCGTGGAGGCAAGTATAGCCAAACAGAGCGGGCGCCTGACCGGCTGGTTAAACTATACCTATGCCCGCACAGAGATTGCTATAAAGGGGGCCACGCCGGAGGAAACAGTAAACAACAGCGACTACTACCCCGCCAGCTATGATAAGCCACACACGCTGAACCTGGTAGGCAGGTATGAGTTAAGGAAGCGGGTGATCCTGTCGGCGAACTTTACCTACAGCACCGGCCGTCCTATCACGGCGCCGCTCTCACACTATGTTATCGGCGATTATATTGTGCCGAACTTCGGGGAGCGCAACCAGTACCGCATCCCCGACTATCACCGCCTGGACCTGTCGTTGTCGGTGCTCCCGAACAAGGCGAAGAACAAGCGCTGGGAGGGCACCTGGAACCTGTCGGTGTACAATGTGTACGGCCGCAACAACCCCTACTCGGTTTTCTTTAAACAAGTGTACGGCTCCCCGCCCAGGGCCTACCAACTGGCGGTGGTGGGGGTGCCGCTGCCATCAGTTTCCTACGATTTTAAATTCCGGTAG
- a CDS encoding lipid-binding protein, with product MKLKYTLLLLTFLSFGFLTSCDDDDDEDIDYTATYPISGDWTVTYSIETSPGEFLPLVENEELLIYNTAANVPTEVWVDDDGHFWDFKVKTPVDISSLTFGGENLQNVSYNSQVNISNGQVFLNAVEVNTIMRDSIYFQVSFSDDEEPYGTIYHVYGHRSTGFE from the coding sequence ATGAAACTGAAATATACCTTACTGCTGCTCACGTTCCTTTCGTTTGGTTTTCTGACGTCCTGCGACGATGACGATGATGAGGACATTGACTACACGGCCACCTACCCGATTTCAGGTGACTGGACCGTAACCTATAGTATAGAAACCAGCCCCGGTGAGTTTTTGCCGCTCGTGGAGAACGAGGAACTCCTGATTTACAACACAGCGGCAAACGTGCCTACCGAGGTGTGGGTAGATGACGACGGCCACTTCTGGGACTTTAAAGTAAAGACGCCCGTTGATATCAGCAGCCTTACTTTCGGGGGCGAGAACCTGCAGAACGTGTCGTACAACTCGCAGGTGAACATCTCTAACGGGCAGGTTTTCCTGAACGCCGTGGAGGTGAACACCATCATGAGAGACAGCATTTACTTTCAGGTGTCTTTCAGCGATGATGAAGAACCCTATGGTACTATTTACCATGTGTACGGCCACAGAAGCACAGGCTTCGAATAA
- a CDS encoding DUF5011 domain-containing protein, translated as MMNTKNRLFILALMCFASVFLASCEKDEDTADVSFVTTYPTIELTGEQWDAIMVGESYTDPGVEAFEGETPIEYTTTGSVDPNTPGAYVITYTATNSDGFSTSVRRYVGVITPEAAAIDLSGQYQRNAGALGVSTVIRLEPGLYQTNNIGGIGAPGPATTVNFFHPTVNNLVVPPQNVLGNEFAAVDATVIPGTSYSWSVVNPGYGTVLRTFVKL; from the coding sequence ATGATGAACACTAAAAATAGACTCTTCATACTGGCTCTGATGTGTTTCGCATCTGTTTTCCTGGCCAGCTGTGAGAAAGACGAAGACACGGCGGATGTTTCGTTCGTAACGACATATCCAACCATAGAGCTTACTGGTGAGCAGTGGGACGCCATCATGGTAGGCGAATCCTACACAGACCCTGGTGTGGAGGCTTTTGAGGGAGAAACCCCTATTGAGTACACCACAACCGGTTCTGTGGATCCCAACACGCCAGGGGCTTATGTCATTACCTACACGGCCACGAATTCAGACGGCTTTTCAACGTCTGTCAGAAGGTACGTGGGGGTGATTACACCTGAAGCAGCTGCCATAGACCTGAGTGGGCAGTATCAGCGAAACGCTGGTGCCCTCGGTGTTTCCACAGTTATACGCTTAGAGCCCGGGCTCTACCAAACGAATAACATTGGGGGTATTGGTGCGCCTGGGCCTGCTACTACCGTTAACTTTTTCCACCCTACGGTAAACAACCTTGTCGTGCCACCACAAAACGTCTTAGGAAATGAGTTTGCGGCTGTTGATGCTACTGTGATACCAGGTACGAGCTATAGTTGGTCAGTGGTCAACCCAGGATACGGAACGGTTCTCCGCACATTTGTTAAACTATAA
- a CDS encoding SusD/RagB family nutrient-binding outer membrane lipoprotein, whose protein sequence is MKKICKRAFAVLLALSLGFTACDDYLDVNVDPNNPPTSTPALTLPAGQGELAYVLGNQFQFLGNFFAQHWTQAGAANQYCDLELYQITSSDYDARVWGELYAGALNDFRYVAAQAEENGNPNFQAIGEIMQAYTMQVITDAWGDVPFTSALEGLDNVNPEYQEQELIYDGLINKLDSALMLIDEGAPEPGASDLVYGGDMDLWRRFANTLKLRIYLRQAYVRPDVAQSGIQQMYANGAEFLEIGQTGDIPFADQTQNRNPFYQTQVVFRGGVDVVASNTALNYLEETNDPRIDEFYNPAERGPAAGLFVGVDQGVECTPDRTGDQANTVSKPGPFAASPTSAVPFITAAESYFLQAEAAARGWTGGMADAQELYRQGIEASFVYVGQDIDALDEYLAQSEVGYPTGAPVEEQVEQIITQKWISFNGVQGFEAWTEYRRTGYPSFIDPSAASTLGPDIIPKRLIYPNTEAIRNSNYPGLLEVDVPVWWDVKD, encoded by the coding sequence ATGAAAAAAATATGTAAAAGAGCTTTTGCTGTGTTACTGGCCTTGTCTCTGGGCTTCACAGCATGCGACGACTATCTTGATGTAAACGTAGACCCGAACAACCCGCCCACCTCCACACCTGCCTTAACACTGCCGGCAGGTCAGGGTGAGTTGGCCTACGTGCTTGGTAACCAGTTTCAGTTCCTGGGTAACTTCTTTGCCCAGCACTGGACACAGGCCGGTGCCGCCAACCAGTATTGTGACCTGGAGTTGTATCAGATTACCTCATCAGACTACGATGCCCGTGTGTGGGGTGAGCTGTATGCCGGCGCACTAAACGACTTCCGCTACGTGGCAGCGCAGGCAGAGGAAAATGGAAACCCGAACTTTCAGGCAATAGGTGAGATTATGCAGGCCTATACCATGCAGGTGATTACAGATGCATGGGGCGATGTGCCGTTTACCTCTGCTTTGGAAGGGCTGGACAACGTGAACCCTGAGTACCAGGAGCAGGAGCTAATCTATGACGGCCTGATTAACAAGCTCGACTCGGCACTGATGCTGATAGATGAAGGTGCTCCTGAACCTGGTGCCTCTGATCTGGTGTATGGCGGTGACATGGACCTGTGGCGCCGGTTTGCCAACACGCTTAAGCTAAGAATCTACCTGCGCCAAGCCTATGTGAGGCCGGATGTAGCACAAAGCGGCATACAGCAAATGTACGCCAACGGCGCTGAGTTTCTGGAGATAGGCCAGACGGGCGACATCCCGTTTGCTGACCAGACGCAGAACCGAAACCCGTTTTACCAGACGCAGGTGGTTTTCAGAGGAGGCGTGGACGTGGTGGCCAGTAACACAGCCCTTAACTACCTGGAAGAAACCAACGACCCTCGGATAGATGAGTTTTACAACCCAGCAGAGAGAGGACCTGCCGCTGGCTTGTTCGTTGGTGTGGACCAGGGAGTGGAGTGTACCCCAGACAGAACCGGTGACCAGGCGAACACGGTGTCAAAGCCCGGCCCGTTTGCCGCGAGCCCCACTTCGGCAGTACCGTTTATCACCGCGGCCGAAAGTTACTTCCTGCAGGCAGAAGCAGCGGCCAGAGGCTGGACAGGCGGTATGGCTGACGCACAGGAACTGTACAGACAGGGTATCGAAGCCTCTTTTGTTTATGTTGGCCAGGACATTGACGCGCTGGATGAGTACCTGGCACAAAGCGAGGTAGGCTATCCTACTGGCGCCCCGGTAGAGGAGCAGGTAGAGCAGATCATAACCCAGAAGTGGATTTCCTTTAACGGTGTGCAGGGGTTCGAAGCCTGGACAGAGTACCGAAGAACAGGCTATCCAAGCTTTATCGATCCATCCGCGGCATCCACCTTAGGACCTGATATCATTCCCAAGCGCCTGATTTACCCGAACACCGAGGCCATCCGGAATTCAAACTATCCAGGGCTGCTTGAGGTGGACGTGCCAGTTTGGTGGGATGTGAAAGACTAA
- a CDS encoding SusC/RagA family TonB-linked outer membrane protein produces the protein MKRVLLLNLMLAVLLPLLGFSQGARTVTGTVTDEATGQPLPGVAVLVKGSTIGVTTGAEGVYSINVPEGSNTLVFRFLGYANVERQIGNAATINVAMGIDAEQLQEVVVTALGRKEEERTLGYATQQINEQSITQGRERSVVNSLQGKVAGVNIQSQGGGPGSSSRVVIRGAKSISQSNQALFVIDGIPVDNSSSGTGDNLNAGVDVGNRANDINPDDIESINILKGPAAAALYGARAANGVIMITTKSGRGATKGAEVTFITSYTVEDILRYPELQNRYGQGFFGAPDLLENTSWGPIFTGELLPWGQVVNGQQRVKPYVALEDNVEEFFNYGYNWTNTVSLSGAGENATYYASYSNTQQEGVVPTTEYDRHSLAVKGTAKLANKITSNVSLTYTKSGGDFALTGQGNSVFNQIIQTPRDIPILELEDLDSPFNDDAGFYSPYTINPYWSLRNQTYENDVDRLFGNIQIGYEIIEDLNVTYRIGTDFYTDRRKQFSAIRDVEGQNASNNDNGLYAERQIYYREVNSDLIVTYSRDLSEELSLELLVGQNVNQRINDDLTATADALANNEFRSLSNIIGTPLTVGFRDMRRLIGVYGSAKIGYRNFVWLEVTGRNDWSSTLPLDDNSFFYPSVNLAFDAAEAFGLAENTPFNFAKIRANYANVGNDALPYSTRSVFVSGNISDGFAGTDLNFPFAGLPGFEVSNVIGNANLEPENTSSWEVGVDLRMFNERFRVDAAYYNSESTDQIINVPLSYATGYGSAFLNAATIRNEGVELLVGGVPIETNDFSWDISVNFTKNENNVEDVSGDNEISLGGLSSAALVISEGRPYGTFLAEDYLRDPQGRIVVNASTGRPRLATEQTYQGTIQPDWTGGLVNTFKYKGLRLAVVFDTRQGGKIYSRTRGTQRFAGTAPETLFNDRQPFIIPNSVVQVGNTDEYVENTTPLTNANLYDYWGNLPEGTNIIDASFTKLREVSLSYRLPESVVNKTFFGNIEVGVTGRNLVLWTPDENTYIDPEVNSLGNGNLQGYEFSSYPSTRSWGANIRVTF, from the coding sequence ATGAAAAGAGTTCTACTACTAAACCTGATGCTGGCCGTGCTATTGCCATTGTTAGGTTTCTCACAAGGAGCAAGGACTGTAACGGGGACAGTAACTGACGAAGCAACAGGTCAGCCTTTACCTGGTGTGGCAGTTCTGGTAAAAGGAAGCACCATAGGTGTTACCACTGGTGCAGAGGGGGTGTACAGTATCAACGTGCCCGAAGGCTCCAACACGCTTGTCTTCCGCTTCCTCGGCTATGCCAACGTGGAGCGGCAGATCGGTAATGCGGCTACCATAAACGTTGCCATGGGCATTGATGCCGAGCAGTTGCAAGAGGTGGTGGTAACCGCCCTCGGCCGTAAGGAAGAGGAAAGAACATTGGGGTACGCCACGCAGCAGATTAACGAACAGTCGATTACGCAGGGTCGCGAGCGCAGTGTGGTAAACTCACTGCAAGGCAAGGTGGCCGGCGTAAACATTCAAAGCCAGGGCGGTGGACCGGGTTCCTCGAGCCGTGTGGTAATACGGGGTGCCAAGTCTATTTCCCAAAGCAACCAGGCCCTCTTTGTTATCGACGGTATTCCGGTAGACAACAGCAGCAGCGGTACCGGTGACAACCTGAATGCCGGTGTCGACGTGGGTAACCGCGCCAACGACATAAACCCCGATGATATTGAGTCAATCAACATCCTGAAAGGGCCTGCCGCCGCGGCGCTTTACGGAGCGAGGGCGGCCAACGGTGTTATCATGATTACCACCAAGTCGGGCAGGGGCGCAACAAAGGGAGCAGAGGTTACCTTTATTACCTCCTACACCGTGGAAGACATTCTACGCTACCCTGAACTGCAGAACCGCTACGGGCAAGGTTTCTTTGGGGCACCGGACCTGCTGGAGAACACAAGCTGGGGACCTATTTTTACCGGAGAGTTGCTGCCGTGGGGTCAGGTTGTAAACGGCCAGCAGCGGGTTAAGCCCTATGTGGCGCTGGAGGATAACGTAGAGGAGTTCTTTAACTACGGTTACAACTGGACAAATACGGTGTCTTTATCAGGTGCCGGTGAAAACGCCACTTACTATGCCTCGTACTCCAACACGCAGCAGGAAGGGGTGGTGCCTACCACAGAGTATGACCGACACTCATTGGCGGTAAAGGGAACAGCTAAACTGGCGAACAAAATTACCTCTAACGTTTCCCTGACCTACACAAAATCAGGCGGAGACTTTGCTTTGACAGGGCAGGGCAACTCGGTTTTCAACCAGATCATCCAGACGCCTCGCGATATTCCGATTCTGGAGCTGGAAGACCTGGATAGTCCTTTCAACGACGATGCGGGCTTCTATTCGCCATACACCATAAACCCTTACTGGTCTCTCCGGAACCAGACCTACGAGAACGATGTGGACCGCCTGTTCGGTAACATCCAAATTGGCTACGAAATAATTGAAGACCTCAATGTGACATACCGGATTGGTACAGACTTCTACACTGACCGGCGCAAGCAGTTCTCCGCTATTCGTGATGTAGAGGGGCAGAACGCATCCAACAACGATAACGGCCTGTATGCGGAGCGACAGATCTATTACAGAGAGGTTAACTCTGACCTGATTGTAACCTACAGCAGAGATCTGTCAGAGGAGCTCTCGCTGGAGTTGCTGGTTGGGCAAAACGTGAACCAAAGGATCAACGATGACCTTACTGCCACAGCCGATGCGCTGGCAAATAACGAGTTCCGGTCTCTGAGCAACATCATAGGCACGCCGCTTACAGTAGGGTTCCGTGACATGAGGAGGTTGATTGGCGTTTACGGGTCGGCAAAGATAGGTTACCGCAACTTTGTATGGTTAGAGGTTACTGGCCGCAACGACTGGTCCTCTACACTGCCGTTGGACGACAACAGCTTCTTCTACCCTTCTGTGAACCTAGCGTTTGATGCCGCGGAGGCCTTCGGGTTGGCTGAGAATACACCGTTCAACTTTGCAAAGATCCGGGCCAACTATGCTAACGTGGGTAACGATGCACTGCCTTACAGCACGCGTTCGGTGTTTGTGTCAGGTAACATCAGCGATGGTTTTGCCGGCACCGATCTAAACTTCCCGTTCGCCGGCCTGCCAGGCTTTGAGGTGAGCAATGTAATTGGTAACGCCAACCTGGAGCCTGAGAACACCAGTTCGTGGGAGGTGGGAGTTGACCTGCGCATGTTCAACGAGCGCTTCAGAGTTGATGCGGCCTACTACAACTCTGAGTCGACAGACCAGATCATAAATGTTCCGCTTTCCTATGCAACAGGCTATGGCTCTGCTTTCCTGAATGCGGCCACCATTCGGAATGAGGGTGTTGAACTGCTGGTGGGCGGTGTCCCAATTGAAACAAACGATTTCAGCTGGGATATCAGTGTGAACTTTACCAAGAATGAGAACAATGTGGAAGACGTATCTGGGGACAACGAAATCTCTCTGGGTGGTTTGTCATCAGCCGCACTGGTCATATCAGAGGGCAGGCCATACGGCACGTTCCTGGCAGAAGACTACCTGCGTGACCCGCAAGGTCGAATTGTGGTAAACGCCTCTACAGGAAGGCCTCGCCTTGCCACGGAGCAAACTTATCAGGGTACGATTCAGCCCGACTGGACAGGCGGTTTAGTGAATACCTTTAAGTATAAAGGGCTGCGCCTGGCAGTCGTGTTTGACACCCGCCAGGGCGGTAAAATATACTCCAGAACAAGAGGTACACAACGCTTTGCCGGTACGGCTCCTGAGACGCTCTTCAACGATCGCCAGCCATTCATTATTCCAAACTCTGTGGTACAGGTAGGTAACACGGATGAGTATGTGGAGAACACCACACCACTTACCAATGCCAACCTGTACGATTACTGGGGTAACCTGCCTGAGGGTACTAACATCATAGACGCCTCTTTCACAAAACTCAGAGAGGTGAGTCTATCCTATCGCTTGCCGGAGTCGGTGGTAAACAAGACTTTCTTTGGCAACATTGAGGTGGGCGTTACCGGCCGTAACCTGGTTCTCTGGACACCGGATGAAAACACCTATATAGACCCGGAAGTGAACAGCCTTGGCAACGGCAACCTACAGGGTTACGAATTCAGCAGTTACCCTAGCACCCGGTCTTGGGGCGCTAACATCAGAGTAACTTTCTAA
- a CDS encoding cation:proton antiporter, with amino-acid sequence MELFHLFSAILAISALFAYINQKFIKLPGAIGLLLAGLLLSLVVQGLGAVSPEFEAIVEKRLSELDFSEFLLEFLLSFLLFAGALHTDLERLRESKWPIMVFATVGVLISTAVTGTLFYYLLQLLNYPIDYIYCLLFGALISPTDPIAVLGILKRAKIPKSLEVSITGESLFNDGVGVVIFISIFQIAQRGLGNVEGGFIAELFLKEVGGGIGLGLLIGYIAYHFMRRIDHYQTEVLISLAVVMGGYSLAQIFHFSGPLAMVAAGLLIGNQGTQFAMSKQTADYLTKFWEMVDEIFNAVLFVLIGLELMVVQFKWEYAVTGVITTGIVLLVRYIALAVPSYTLGLHRTFAPGALSIMTWGGLRGGISIALALSLTPDMYRNEIVAITYTVVLLSLVVQGLTIESFIKRVSDRVRV; translated from the coding sequence ATGGAGCTTTTTCACTTATTCTCAGCCATACTTGCCATCTCGGCGCTTTTTGCCTACATCAACCAAAAGTTTATAAAACTACCTGGTGCCATAGGGTTGTTGCTGGCTGGCTTGCTGCTGTCGCTGGTGGTGCAGGGGCTTGGGGCCGTGTCGCCGGAGTTTGAGGCGATAGTGGAGAAGCGCCTGTCGGAGCTTGACTTTTCGGAGTTTCTGCTTGAGTTCCTGCTCAGTTTCTTACTGTTTGCCGGTGCCCTGCACACCGACCTTGAGCGGCTCCGAGAAAGCAAATGGCCTATTATGGTGTTTGCCACGGTAGGGGTGCTGATCTCTACTGCTGTAACGGGCACCCTGTTTTACTACCTGCTGCAGCTGCTAAACTACCCCATCGACTACATCTACTGCCTCCTGTTCGGGGCTCTTATCTCACCTACCGACCCGATTGCCGTGCTTGGCATTCTGAAAAGAGCCAAGATTCCAAAATCGCTGGAGGTGAGTATCACCGGAGAGTCGCTGTTTAACGACGGTGTGGGGGTGGTCATCTTTATTTCTATCTTCCAGATAGCGCAGAGAGGACTGGGGAATGTAGAAGGAGGGTTTATTGCTGAGTTGTTCCTCAAAGAGGTGGGGGGCGGTATCGGCCTGGGCTTGCTCATTGGCTACATTGCCTACCATTTTATGAGGCGGATAGACCATTACCAGACCGAGGTGCTCATCTCTTTGGCCGTAGTGATGGGGGGCTACAGCCTTGCCCAGATTTTCCACTTCTCCGGCCCGCTGGCGATGGTGGCGGCCGGGCTGCTTATTGGTAACCAGGGCACGCAGTTCGCGATGAGCAAGCAAACGGCCGATTACCTGACCAAGTTCTGGGAGATGGTAGACGAGATCTTCAATGCTGTCTTGTTTGTGTTGATTGGCCTGGAGCTGATGGTGGTGCAGTTTAAATGGGAGTATGCTGTAACGGGTGTGATTACAACAGGCATTGTGCTACTGGTGCGTTACATAGCGCTTGCCGTGCCGAGTTACACGTTGGGGCTGCACCGTACTTTTGCGCCCGGGGCTCTTTCTATCATGACGTGGGGAGGCCTGCGCGGCGGTATCTCTATTGCGCTTGCCCTTTCGCTTACGCCGGACATGTACCGCAATGAGATTGTGGCCATCACCTACACGGTAGTGCTTCTGTCGCTGGTGGTGCAGGGGCTTACGATAGAGTCGTTCATCAAGCGCGTCTCCGATAGAGTGCGTGTATAG